A genomic stretch from Zeimonas sediminis includes:
- the rsfS gene encoding ribosome silencing factor produces the protein MDIRKLQRVIVDALEDVKAQDIRVFNTVGQTELFDRVILATGTSNRQTRALASHVRDEVKKAGGQVVSMEGEETGEWVLVDLGDAVVHIMQPGIRDYYRLEELWGEKPVRLKPAESPAAKAAAAMAQARKSPDAAKPPAKKPAARKPAAKKPAAAKRPTEAKKPTAAKAGVAAKKPAGKKPAAKKAAAR, from the coding sequence ATGGACATCAGAAAACTGCAGCGCGTCATCGTCGACGCGCTAGAAGACGTCAAGGCCCAGGACATCAGGGTCTTCAACACCGTCGGCCAGACCGAACTCTTCGACCGGGTGATCCTCGCCACCGGCACCTCGAACCGCCAGACGCGGGCGCTCGCCTCGCACGTGCGCGACGAGGTCAAGAAGGCCGGCGGCCAGGTCGTGTCGATGGAAGGCGAGGAAACCGGCGAGTGGGTGCTGGTCGACCTCGGCGACGCGGTCGTGCACATCATGCAGCCGGGCATCCGCGACTACTACCGGCTCGAGGAACTGTGGGGCGAGAAGCCCGTCCGGCTGAAGCCGGCGGAGTCGCCGGCCGCGAAGGCGGCGGCGGCCATGGCGCAAGCGAGGAAGTCCCCGGATGCCGCGAAGCCCCCGGCGAAGAAGCCGGCGGCCAGGAAGCCGGCCGCGAAGAAGCCCGCTGCCGCGAAAAGGCCGACCGAGGCGAAGAAGCCGACGGCTGCGAAGGCCGGCGTCGCGGCGAAGAAGCCCGCCGGGAAGAAGCCAGCGGCGAAGAAGGCGGCCGCCCGCTAG
- a CDS encoding tRNA threonylcarbamoyladenosine dehydratase: MTPRRFSGVARVFGDDAFARIAAAHVCVIGLGGVGSWAAEALARSGVGRLTLIDLDHIAESNLNRQVLALESTLGAAKVEAMRARIADIAPDCRVTAVDEFVTPDNAADIVPADAIVVDAIDQVRSKVALVALCRARRQKLLVCGGAGGRHDPLRLRRDDLANAKGDALLSSLRARLRREHGFPREPGKRFGVEVVYSDEHMGGGRAAEAPGAALSCAGYGSLVTVTAAMGLAAAARALDLARARHR; the protein is encoded by the coding sequence TTGACGCCCCGGCGTTTCTCGGGCGTCGCGCGCGTCTTCGGCGACGACGCCTTCGCGCGGATCGCCGCCGCCCACGTCTGCGTGATCGGGCTGGGCGGTGTCGGTTCCTGGGCCGCCGAGGCGCTGGCGCGGTCCGGCGTCGGGCGGCTCACGCTGATCGACCTCGACCACATCGCGGAGTCCAACCTGAACCGGCAGGTGCTGGCGCTCGAGTCCACGCTCGGCGCGGCCAAGGTCGAGGCGATGCGCGCGCGGATCGCCGACATCGCCCCGGACTGCCGCGTGACGGCCGTCGACGAGTTCGTCACGCCCGACAACGCGGCCGACATCGTCCCGGCCGACGCGATCGTCGTCGACGCGATCGACCAGGTCCGCTCGAAGGTGGCGCTGGTCGCGCTGTGTCGCGCCCGCCGGCAGAAGCTGCTCGTCTGCGGCGGCGCCGGCGGCCGCCACGATCCGCTGCGGCTGAGGCGCGACGATCTCGCGAACGCGAAGGGCGACGCGCTGTTGTCCTCGCTGCGCGCCCGCCTGCGGCGCGAGCACGGGTTTCCGCGCGAACCGGGCAAGCGCTTCGGCGTCGAGGTGGTCTACAGCGACGAGCACATGGGCGGCGGCCGCGCGGCCGAGGCGCCGGGGGCCGCGCTGTCCTGCGCCGGCTACGGCTCGCTGGTGACGGTCACCGCGGCGATGGGCCTGGCCGCGGCGGCGCGGGCGCTGGACCTGGCGCGCGCGCGTCATCGCTGA
- a CDS encoding helicase HerA-like C-terminal domain-containing protein, whose translation MTEPLVIARHGDTPLQLLPALANRHGLITGATGTGKTVTLQVLAERFSGIGVPVFMADVKGDLTGISQPGAASPKLKERLDRLGFEMPAFSGFPVTLWDVYGEKGHPLRATVSDMGPLLLSRMMGLNETQEGVLHLVFRIADEQGLLLLDAKDLRAMLQFVGDNAREFTTGYGNVSAASIGAIQRALLVLDQQGADRFFGEPMLNVDDLMQTDAQGRGVVNILAADRLLNAPKLYGTFLLWLLSELFERLPEVGDRDEPKMVFFFDEAHLLFDDAPKALLDKIEQVVRLIRSKGVGVYFVTQNPLDIPETVLGQLGNRVQHALRAYTPRDQKAVRTAASTMRQNPAIDTEKAITELGVGEGLISMLDEKGRPSVVERAWVCPPASRIGPITDEERAPLLRRSIVAGVYDKTVDRESAFEMLKARAESEAAQQAAEQASKEQARGRAGSAGQGGILDDILGGGGGRRQSTVEAMAKSAARSIGSTLGRQIVRGILGTLLGGKRR comes from the coding sequence ATGACCGAGCCCCTCGTCATCGCCCGACACGGCGACACGCCGCTGCAACTGCTCCCCGCGCTCGCCAACCGGCACGGCCTGATCACCGGGGCCACCGGCACCGGCAAGACGGTCACGCTGCAGGTGCTCGCCGAGCGCTTCTCCGGGATCGGCGTGCCGGTGTTCATGGCGGACGTGAAGGGCGACCTGACCGGCATCTCGCAGCCCGGCGCCGCCTCGCCCAAGCTGAAGGAGCGGCTCGACCGCCTCGGTTTCGAGATGCCCGCCTTCAGCGGTTTCCCGGTCACGCTGTGGGACGTCTACGGCGAGAAGGGGCACCCGCTGCGCGCCACCGTGTCCGACATGGGGCCGCTGCTGCTGTCGCGGATGATGGGCCTGAACGAGACCCAGGAGGGCGTGCTGCACCTGGTGTTCAGGATCGCCGACGAGCAGGGGCTGCTGCTGCTCGACGCCAAGGACCTGCGGGCGATGCTGCAGTTCGTGGGCGACAATGCCCGGGAATTCACCACCGGCTACGGCAACGTGTCGGCTGCTTCGATCGGCGCGATCCAGCGCGCGCTGCTGGTGCTCGACCAGCAAGGGGCGGATCGCTTCTTCGGAGAGCCGATGCTGAACGTCGACGACCTGATGCAGACCGATGCGCAGGGCAGGGGCGTCGTCAACATCCTGGCCGCCGACCGGCTGCTGAACGCGCCGAAGCTCTACGGCACCTTCCTGCTCTGGCTGCTGTCCGAGCTGTTCGAGCGCCTGCCCGAGGTCGGCGACCGCGACGAGCCGAAGATGGTGTTCTTCTTCGACGAGGCGCACCTGCTGTTCGACGACGCGCCCAAGGCGCTGCTCGACAAGATCGAGCAGGTGGTGCGGCTGATCCGTTCCAAGGGGGTCGGCGTCTACTTCGTGACCCAGAATCCGCTCGACATCCCCGAGACCGTGCTGGGCCAGCTCGGCAACCGCGTGCAGCACGCGCTGCGCGCCTACACGCCGCGCGACCAGAAGGCGGTGCGCACCGCGGCGAGCACGATGCGCCAGAACCCGGCGATCGACACCGAGAAGGCGATCACCGAGCTGGGCGTCGGCGAGGGCCTGATCTCGATGCTCGACGAGAAGGGGCGGCCGAGCGTCGTCGAGCGCGCGTGGGTGTGTCCGCCCGCCTCGCGGATCGGGCCGATCACCGACGAGGAGCGCGCGCCGCTGCTGCGCCGGTCGATCGTGGCGGGGGTCTACGACAAGACCGTCGACCGCGAGTCGGCGTTCGAGATGCTGAAGGCCAGGGCCGAGAGCGAGGCCGCGCAGCAGGCCGCCGAGCAGGCGTCGAAGGAGCAGGCCAGGGGCCGGGCCGGCAGCGCGGGCCAGGGCGGCATCCTCGACGACATCCTGGGCGGCGGAGGCGGCCGCCGGCAATCGACGGTCGAGGCGATGGCCAAGAGCGCCGCCCGCTCGATCGGCTCCACGCTCGGCCGGCAGATCGTTCGCGGGATCCTCGGCACGCTGCTCGGCGGCAAGCGGCGTTGA
- a CDS encoding quinone oxidoreductase family protein, protein MAKAIRITETGGPEVMKLVDVEVGAPGPGEAQVRNHALGLNFIDTYYRSGLYPMPLPGGIGLEGAGVVTAVGAGVTEVKVGDRVAYCGGPVGAYAELRNMPAAVLVKLPKKIDFETAAAMMLKGLTVQYLFRRTYKLQKGQTILFHAAAGGVGLIAMQWAKALGVTVIGTAGSEEKAALASKFGADHVILYRKENVPERVREITKGAMVPVVYDGVGKDTFQMSIDSLQPFGLMVSFGNASGPVPPIPLTVLKGSLYLTRPGLMPHTARRENLVEMAADLFRMVGSGKVKIEIDQRYALADAVKAHQDLQSRKTTGSSLLLP, encoded by the coding sequence ATGGCGAAGGCGATCCGGATCACCGAGACCGGCGGTCCCGAGGTGATGAAACTGGTCGATGTCGAGGTCGGCGCGCCCGGCCCGGGCGAGGCCCAGGTGCGCAACCACGCGCTCGGCCTCAATTTCATCGACACCTACTATCGCAGCGGGCTCTACCCGATGCCGCTTCCGGGGGGCATCGGCCTCGAGGGGGCCGGCGTGGTCACCGCGGTGGGCGCCGGCGTGACCGAAGTGAAGGTCGGCGACCGGGTCGCCTATTGCGGCGGGCCGGTCGGCGCCTACGCCGAGCTGCGCAACATGCCCGCCGCCGTGCTGGTCAAGCTGCCGAAGAAGATCGACTTCGAGACCGCCGCGGCGATGATGCTCAAGGGCCTGACCGTCCAGTACCTGTTCCGCCGCACCTACAAGCTGCAGAAGGGCCAGACGATCCTGTTCCACGCCGCTGCCGGCGGCGTGGGCCTGATCGCGATGCAGTGGGCCAAGGCGCTGGGCGTGACCGTGATCGGCACGGCCGGCTCCGAGGAGAAGGCGGCGCTCGCGAGCAAGTTCGGCGCCGACCACGTGATCCTGTACCGCAAGGAGAACGTGCCCGAGCGGGTGCGCGAGATCACGAAGGGCGCGATGGTGCCGGTGGTCTACGACGGCGTCGGCAAGGACACCTTCCAGATGTCGATCGACTCGCTGCAGCCCTTCGGCCTGATGGTGAGCTTCGGCAACGCGTCGGGGCCGGTGCCGCCGATTCCGCTCACCGTGCTCAAGGGCTCGCTCTACCTGACCCGGCCCGGGCTGATGCCCCACACCGCCAGGCGCGAGAACCTCGTCGAGATGGCGGCCGACCTGTTCCGGATGGTCGGCTCGGGCAAGGTGAAGATCGAGATCGACCAGCGCTACGCGCTGGCCGACGCGGTGAAGGCGCACCAGGACCTGCAATCGCGCAAGACCACCGGGTCGTCGCTGCTGCTGCCTTGA
- a CDS encoding NAD(P)/FAD-dependent oxidoreductase produces MSANAPGQAAGIDVARSDAIVVGAGIVGAACARRLAEAGLRVTVLEREAAPATHSTGRSAAGIRVQFSEAVNVLLSAASLDEYRAMPEAAYRPVGYLFFVPPALWPAHLEGYELQRSLGMPVERLTPEQAARIVPARIDDIAGATWCPADGVLDPHGIAMAFLAEARRLGAAVRLNAPAQAIANAGSPAAARWQVRTPAGTFEAPVLVNCAGAWSGEVGRLAGLEVPVGPARRIVFATGPRVEPRVFPLTVDAGTGFWFRSEGQRLIFGLSNPEDTGFEEGIDWPWLETAYPVGLERFPWFETLDLDRKASWWGYYEVTPDHQPVVGPMPGAPGWFNACGFSGHGVQQAAAIGRVVAAQVRGQQPFVDVSSLSIERFAAGAPAKRESLIV; encoded by the coding sequence TTGAGCGCGAACGCACCGGGCCAGGCGGCCGGCATCGACGTCGCGCGCAGCGACGCGATCGTCGTCGGCGCCGGCATCGTCGGCGCGGCCTGCGCCCGCCGGCTCGCCGAGGCGGGCCTGCGGGTCACCGTGCTCGAGCGCGAAGCGGCGCCCGCCACCCACTCGACCGGCCGCAGCGCGGCCGGCATCCGGGTGCAGTTCAGCGAGGCGGTCAACGTGCTGCTGTCGGCGGCGAGCCTGGACGAGTATCGCGCGATGCCCGAGGCCGCCTACCGGCCGGTCGGTTACCTGTTCTTCGTGCCGCCCGCGCTGTGGCCGGCTCATCTCGAAGGCTACGAACTGCAGCGCTCTCTCGGCATGCCGGTCGAGCGGCTCACCCCGGAGCAGGCCGCCCGGATCGTGCCGGCCCGCATCGACGACATCGCCGGCGCCACCTGGTGCCCCGCCGACGGCGTACTGGATCCGCACGGCATCGCGATGGCCTTCCTGGCCGAGGCCAGGCGGCTCGGGGCGGCCGTCCGCCTGAACGCGCCGGCGCAGGCGATCGCGAACGCCGGTTCGCCCGCCGCGGCGCGCTGGCAGGTGCGCACGCCGGCGGGCACGTTCGAGGCCCCGGTGCTGGTCAATTGCGCGGGCGCCTGGTCGGGCGAGGTCGGCCGCCTCGCCGGACTCGAGGTGCCGGTCGGCCCGGCGCGCCGGATCGTGTTCGCGACCGGCCCGCGAGTCGAGCCGAGGGTCTTCCCGCTGACGGTGGATGCCGGCACCGGCTTCTGGTTTCGCTCGGAGGGGCAGCGGCTGATCTTCGGGCTGAGCAACCCGGAGGACACCGGCTTCGAGGAAGGCATCGACTGGCCGTGGCTCGAGACCGCGTACCCGGTCGGGCTCGAGCGCTTTCCCTGGTTCGAGACGCTGGACCTCGACCGCAAGGCGAGCTGGTGGGGCTACTACGAAGTGACGCCCGATCACCAGCCGGTGGTCGGGCCCATGCCGGGTGCTCCCGGCTGGTTCAACGCCTGCGGCTTCTCCGGGCACGGCGTGCAGCAGGCCGCCGCGATCGGCCGGGTCGTCGCCGCCCAGGTGCGCGGCCAGCAGCCCTTCGTCGACGTGTCGTCGCTGTCGATCGAGCGCTTCGCCGCCGGCGCGCCGGCGAAGCGGGAGTCGCTGATCGTCTGA
- a CDS encoding YebC/PmpR family DNA-binding transcriptional regulator, whose amino-acid sequence MAGHSKWANIQHRKNRQDEKRGKLFTRLIREITVAAKMGGGDPAANPRLRLALDKASDANMPKDTVQRAIQKGIGGLEGQNYEEIRYEGYGIGGAAVIVDCLTDNRTRTVAEVRHAFSKNGGNLGTDGSVAFMFKHCGQVLFEPGTSEEKVMEAAIEAGAEDVATDDEGGIEVLCAPGDFAAVKAALEAAGLKPAVAEITMRPDTTTSLAGDDAAKMQKLLDALENLDDVQQVYTNAEFDETGQS is encoded by the coding sequence ATGGCCGGCCACTCGAAATGGGCCAACATCCAGCACCGCAAGAACCGCCAGGATGAAAAGCGCGGCAAGCTCTTCACCCGGCTGATCCGCGAGATCACCGTCGCCGCCAAGATGGGCGGCGGCGACCCGGCCGCCAACCCGCGCCTGAGGCTCGCGCTGGACAAGGCCTCCGACGCGAACATGCCCAAGGACACCGTGCAGCGGGCGATCCAGAAAGGCATCGGCGGCCTCGAGGGGCAGAACTACGAGGAAATCCGCTACGAGGGCTACGGCATCGGCGGCGCGGCGGTCATCGTCGATTGCCTCACCGACAACCGCACCCGCACGGTCGCCGAGGTGCGCCACGCCTTCTCCAAGAACGGCGGCAACCTCGGCACCGACGGCTCGGTGGCCTTCATGTTCAAGCACTGCGGCCAGGTCCTGTTCGAGCCGGGCACCTCCGAAGAGAAGGTCATGGAGGCCGCGATCGAGGCCGGCGCCGAAGACGTCGCGACCGACGACGAGGGCGGCATCGAGGTGCTGTGCGCGCCCGGCGACTTCGCCGCGGTCAAGGCGGCGCTCGAGGCCGCCGGCCTGAAGCCCGCGGTCGCCGAGATCACGATGCGGCCCGACACCACCACTTCGCTGGCCGGCGACGACGCAGCGAAGATGCAGAAGCTGCTCGACGCGCTCGAGAACCTCGACGACGTCCAGCAGGTCTACACCAACGCGGAATTCGACGAGACCGGCCAATCATGA
- a CDS encoding DMT family transporter: MTAAPAPARAGGFALAATGAVLFSAKAIIVKLAYRHQVDPATLIAMRMLVALPFFAAAAWWIGRRSPIAWRRGDRARVLLLGLLGYYLASYLDFLGLQYISAGLERIILYLNPTLVLLISALALRRPIRRHEVIALAIAYLGVLVVFAHDVRFEGANVPLGGALVFASALSYAVYLVMSGEMVKRLGPVRLTAWASIVASLACIAQALVLDPAALLAQPAPVWWLSLLNGTLCTVLPVFLVMFAIDRIGSAAAAQTGMLGPVSTIALGALLLGEPVSGTQVIGTAIVLAGIFFLTRQQRRV; encoded by the coding sequence TTGACCGCGGCGCCTGCCCCGGCGCGCGCCGGCGGCTTCGCGCTGGCCGCGACCGGCGCCGTCCTGTTCTCGGCCAAGGCGATCATCGTCAAGCTCGCCTACCGCCACCAGGTCGACCCGGCCACGCTGATCGCGATGCGGATGCTGGTCGCGCTGCCGTTCTTCGCGGCGGCCGCCTGGTGGATCGGCCGGCGCTCGCCGATCGCCTGGCGGCGGGGTGACCGCGCGCGGGTCCTGCTGCTCGGGCTGCTCGGCTACTACCTGGCGAGCTACCTCGACTTCCTCGGCCTCCAGTACATCTCGGCCGGACTGGAGCGGATCATCCTGTACCTGAACCCGACGCTGGTGCTGCTGATCTCGGCGCTGGCCCTGCGCCGGCCGATCCGCCGCCACGAGGTGATCGCGCTGGCGATCGCCTACCTGGGGGTGCTGGTGGTCTTCGCGCACGACGTGCGCTTCGAGGGCGCCAACGTGCCGCTCGGCGGCGCGCTGGTCTTCGCCAGTGCGCTGTCCTACGCGGTCTACCTGGTGATGAGCGGCGAGATGGTCAAGCGGTTGGGCCCGGTGCGGCTGACCGCCTGGGCGAGCATCGTGGCCAGCCTGGCCTGCATCGCGCAGGCGCTGGTGCTGGATCCTGCCGCGTTGCTCGCGCAACCGGCGCCGGTCTGGTGGCTTTCGCTGCTCAACGGTACCCTGTGCACCGTGCTGCCGGTCTTCCTGGTGATGTTCGCGATCGACCGCATCGGGTCGGCAGCTGCGGCCCAGACCGGCATGCTGGGCCCGGTCTCGACGATCGCGCTCGGCGCGCTGCTGCTCGGCGAGCCCGTTTCCGGAACGCAGGTGATCGGCACGGCGATCGTGCTTGCCGGTATCTTTTTCCTGACACGACAACAACGGAGAGTCTGA
- a CDS encoding SDR family oxidoreductase, giving the protein MDLGIAGKWALVCGASKGLGYGCAISLAKEGVNLVINARSAGPLEEAAKRIAGETSVEVRAVACDITTEAGRKEALSAAPQVDILVNNAGGPPPGDFRKFGRDDWIKAIDANMLTPIELIKATVDPMIERKFGRIVNITSSAVKAPIDILGLSNGARSGLTGFVAGLARKTVVHNVTINNLLPGMFDTDRLRGTNKAAADAAGITVEEAAARRMASIPAGRFGTSWEFGQACAYLCSAQAGYVTGQNFLIDGGNYPGTF; this is encoded by the coding sequence ATGGATCTCGGCATTGCCGGAAAGTGGGCGCTGGTCTGCGGCGCCAGCAAGGGACTGGGTTACGGCTGCGCGATCTCGCTCGCGAAGGAGGGCGTGAACCTGGTGATCAACGCGCGCTCGGCCGGCCCGCTGGAAGAGGCCGCGAAGCGGATCGCCGGCGAGACCAGCGTCGAGGTCCGCGCGGTCGCGTGCGACATCACGACCGAGGCCGGCCGCAAGGAGGCGCTGTCCGCCGCGCCGCAGGTCGACATCCTGGTCAACAACGCCGGCGGCCCGCCGCCGGGCGACTTCCGCAAGTTCGGCCGCGACGACTGGATCAAGGCGATCGACGCGAACATGCTGACGCCGATCGAGCTGATCAAGGCCACCGTCGACCCGATGATCGAGCGCAAGTTCGGCCGCATCGTCAACATCACGTCGAGCGCGGTCAAGGCGCCGATCGACATCCTGGGCCTGTCCAACGGCGCGCGTTCGGGCCTGACCGGCTTCGTCGCCGGCCTGGCGCGCAAGACGGTCGTGCACAACGTGACGATCAACAACCTGCTGCCCGGCATGTTCGACACCGACCGCCTGCGCGGCACCAACAAGGCGGCGGCCGATGCCGCCGGCATCACGGTCGAGGAAGCCGCCGCGCGGCGCATGGCCTCGATCCCGGCGGGCCGCTTCGGCACGTCGTGGGAGTTCGGCCAGGCCTGCGCCTACCTGTGCAGCGCGCAGGCCGGCTACGTGACCGGGCAGAACTTCCTGATCGACGGCGGCAACTACCCGGGCACCTTCTGA
- the nadD gene encoding nicotinate-nucleotide adenylyltransferase produces MPRKRIGLLGGTFDPIHVGHLALASAAQLALALDEVRFIPTGHSWQKHGASTAGEHRLAMTRLAVGDTPGWSVDTRELDREGATYTVETLRELREALGPEPSLVLLLGSDQMRNLATWHRYRELLRYAHIAATQRGPHRLAEFDPLVEVLVATHGRDALPDEPAGSIVFFRMPPVPVSATALREALARGERPAELLPPPVLDYIDRHHLYQDRPATR; encoded by the coding sequence ATGCCCCGCAAGCGCATCGGCCTGCTCGGCGGCACCTTCGATCCGATCCACGTCGGGCACCTGGCGCTGGCCAGCGCGGCCCAGCTGGCGCTGGCGCTCGACGAGGTCCGCTTCATCCCGACCGGCCACTCGTGGCAGAAGCACGGCGCATCGACCGCCGGCGAGCACCGCCTGGCGATGACCCGGCTGGCCGTCGGCGACACGCCGGGCTGGAGCGTCGACACGCGCGAGCTCGACCGCGAGGGCGCGACCTACACCGTGGAAACGCTGCGCGAGCTGCGCGAGGCGCTCGGCCCCGAGCCGTCGCTGGTGCTGCTGCTCGGCAGCGACCAGATGCGCAACCTGGCCACCTGGCATCGCTACCGGGAGCTGCTGCGCTACGCGCACATCGCCGCGACCCAGCGAGGCCCGCACCGCCTCGCCGAGTTCGACCCGCTGGTCGAGGTGCTGGTGGCCACGCACGGGCGCGACGCGCTTCCCGACGAGCCCGCGGGCTCGATCGTCTTCTTCCGGATGCCGCCGGTGCCGGTCTCGGCCACCGCGCTTCGCGAGGCGCTGGCGCGCGGCGAACGGCCGGCCGAACTGTTGCCGCCCCCGGTTCTCGACTATATTGACCGACACCACCTCTACCAGGACCGGCCGGCGACCCGTTGA
- the hemF gene encoding oxygen-dependent coproporphyrinogen oxidase → MSDARLRPVGDAPHAARPDAGEVRDWLLGLQQRIVSGLEALDGQRFRRDEWRREPGGASQLGGGGGISCVIEEGGVFERGAVLFSHVHGERLPASASAQRPGLGGRPFEATGVSLVLHPRNPYVPTVHLNVRFFIAGAPAEGPADAEPIWWFGGGMDLTPYYPFEKDVVRFHGVCRQALEPFGPQWHPRFKKWCDDYFFLKHRNEPRGVGGVFFDDLNEPGFERSFAMTRAVGDAFLEAYGPIVERHRDEPYGERERDFQAYRRGRYVEFNLVYDRGTLFGLQSGGRTESILCSMPPVARWRYDWHPEPGSPEARLHDFLVPRDWV, encoded by the coding sequence ATGAGCGACGCACGCCTTCGACCCGTCGGCGACGCGCCGCATGCGGCGCGGCCCGACGCCGGCGAGGTCCGCGACTGGCTGCTCGGCCTGCAGCAGCGGATCGTGTCGGGGCTGGAGGCGCTCGACGGCCAGCGCTTCCGGCGCGACGAATGGCGGCGCGAGCCAGGCGGCGCCAGCCAGCTCGGCGGCGGCGGCGGCATCAGCTGCGTCATCGAGGAAGGCGGCGTGTTCGAGCGCGGCGCGGTGCTGTTCTCGCACGTGCACGGCGAACGGCTGCCCGCGTCGGCCAGCGCCCAGCGCCCGGGGCTCGGCGGCCGGCCCTTCGAGGCCACCGGGGTCTCGCTGGTCCTGCACCCGCGCAATCCCTACGTGCCCACCGTGCACCTGAACGTGCGCTTCTTCATCGCCGGCGCGCCGGCCGAAGGGCCGGCCGATGCCGAGCCGATCTGGTGGTTCGGCGGCGGCATGGACCTCACGCCCTATTACCCGTTCGAGAAGGACGTCGTCCGCTTTCACGGCGTGTGCCGCCAGGCGCTCGAGCCCTTCGGGCCGCAGTGGCACCCGCGCTTCAAGAAGTGGTGCGACGACTACTTCTTCCTGAAGCACCGCAACGAGCCGCGCGGCGTCGGCGGCGTGTTCTTCGACGACCTGAACGAGCCCGGCTTCGAGCGTTCGTTCGCGATGACCCGGGCGGTCGGCGATGCCTTCCTCGAAGCCTACGGGCCGATCGTCGAGCGCCATCGCGACGAGCCCTACGGCGAGCGCGAGCGCGACTTCCAGGCCTATCGCCGCGGCCGCTACGTCGAGTTCAACCTGGTCTACGACCGCGGCACGCTGTTCGGCCTGCAGTCGGGCGGGCGCACCGAGTCCATCCTGTGCTCGATGCCGCCCGTCGCGCGCTGGCGCTACGACTGGCACCCCGAGCCCGGCTCGCCCGAGGCGCGGCTGCACGACTTCCTCGTTCCGCGCGACTGGGTCTGA
- the purD gene encoding phosphoribosylamine--glycine ligase has translation MKILVVGSGGREHALAWRLARSPRVQMVYVAPGNGGTARERNLVNLPVTDLRTLAAFAEREKIAFTVVGPEAPLAAGIVDLFREKGLRIFGPTRAAAQLESSKDFAKAFMKRHGIPTADYETFSDPKAAHDYVNRRGAPIVIKADGLAAGKGVVVATTLDEAHAAIDAMLVDNSMGDAGARVVIEDFLEGEEASFIVMVDGRNVLPLASSQDHKRLRDGDQGPNTGGMGAYSPAPVVTPDVHARVLREIVKPTVEGMAADGIPFTGFLYAGLMIDAAGKPRTLEFNCRMGDPETQPIMARVKSDLVDVFEHALSGTLDQAEIEWDRRTALGVVLAAAGYPESPRKGDPIDGLPAHGNEFGEDCIVFHAGTVADGDRTLTAGGRVLCVTALGDSVKIAQARAYRAVESLRFDGMQYRRDIGHRAIGRGNSR, from the coding sequence ATGAAAATCCTCGTAGTCGGTTCGGGCGGCCGCGAGCACGCGCTGGCCTGGCGGCTCGCGCGCTCGCCGCGCGTGCAGATGGTCTACGTGGCGCCCGGCAACGGGGGCACGGCCCGCGAGCGCAATCTCGTCAACCTGCCGGTCACCGACCTTCGCACGCTGGCGGCCTTCGCCGAGCGCGAGAAGATCGCCTTCACCGTGGTGGGCCCCGAGGCGCCGCTGGCGGCCGGCATCGTCGACCTGTTCCGGGAGAAGGGCCTGCGCATCTTCGGCCCCACGCGCGCCGCGGCCCAGCTCGAGTCGTCGAAGGACTTCGCCAAGGCCTTCATGAAGCGCCACGGCATCCCGACCGCCGACTACGAAACCTTTTCCGACCCGAAGGCGGCGCACGACTACGTGAACCGCCGGGGCGCGCCGATCGTGATCAAGGCCGACGGCCTGGCGGCCGGCAAGGGCGTGGTCGTGGCCACCACGCTCGACGAGGCCCACGCGGCGATCGACGCGATGCTGGTCGACAACAGCATGGGCGACGCCGGCGCGCGCGTCGTCATCGAGGACTTCCTCGAGGGCGAGGAAGCGAGCTTCATCGTGATGGTCGACGGCCGCAACGTGCTGCCGCTGGCCTCCAGCCAGGACCACAAGCGGCTGCGCGACGGCGACCAGGGCCCGAACACCGGCGGCATGGGCGCCTACTCGCCGGCGCCGGTCGTCACGCCCGACGTGCACGCCCGGGTGCTGCGCGAGATCGTCAAGCCGACGGTCGAGGGCATGGCCGCAGACGGCATTCCGTTCACCGGCTTCCTCTATGCCGGGCTGATGATCGACGCGGCCGGCAAGCCGCGCACCCTGGAGTTCAACTGCCGGATGGGCGATCCCGAGACCCAGCCGATCATGGCCCGCGTGAAGAGCGACCTGGTCGACGTGTTCGAGCACGCGCTGTCGGGCACGCTGGACCAGGCCGAGATCGAATGGGACCGCCGCACCGCGCTCGGCGTCGTGCTGGCCGCCGCCGGCTACCCCGAGTCGCCGCGCAAGGGCGACCCGATCGACGGGCTGCCGGCGCACGGCAACGAGTTCGGCGAGGACTGCATCGTGTTCCACGCCGGCACGGTCGCCGACGGCGATCGCACGCTCACCGCCGGCGGGCGCGTGCTGTGCGTGACCGCGCTGGGCGACTCGGTCAAGATCGCGCAGGCGCGCGCCTATCGGGCGGTCGAGTCCTTGCGCTTCGACGGCATGCAGTACCGCCGCGACATCGGCCACCGCGCGATCGGCCGCGGCAACAGCCGATGA